In Sphingomonas crocodyli, a genomic segment contains:
- a CDS encoding acetyl-CoA carboxylase biotin carboxylase subunit — translation MFKKILIANRGEIACRVIKTAKKMGIATVAVYSDADARAPHVQMADEAVHIGASPASESYLIADKIIAACKATGAEAVHPGYGFLSERTSFAEALEAAGIAFVGPPVNAIAAMGDKIESKKLAKAAGVNVVPGFVGEIEDTEHAVRISNDIGYPVMMKASAGGGGKGMRLAYNEKDVRENFESVKREGLNSFGDDRVFIEKFILNPRHIEIQILGDKHGNTLYLNERECSIQRRHQKVVEEAPSPFVTPKMRKAMGEQCVALAKAVGYYSAGTVELIVSGADETGESFYFLEMNTRLQVEHPVTELITGVDLVEQMIRVAYGEKLAMTQADVGINGWAIENRVYAEDPYRGFLPSTGRLVRYRPPAEVDHVRVDDGVYEGSEISMFYDPMIAKLITWGETREEATARQVTALDRFELDGIGHNIDFLSAIMQHPRFASGNLTTGFIAEEYPEGFTGAPADAALTRQLSAVAGVLASVDAGRAAQIDGRLNGPAEPPSDWVVTMDGAEHRVSIADAAVTVDGEAVVVDVAYVPGQKLVEAVVDGEGLSIRVERKRTGWRFTARGASHNLRVLTPRVADLAHYMIEKIPPDLSKFLLCPMPGLITAINVGEGDKVEAGQPLAVVEAMKMENILRAEKAGVVKSVSAKAGESLAVDAVILEFE, via the coding sequence ATGTTCAAGAAGATCCTGATCGCCAATCGCGGCGAGATCGCCTGCCGCGTCATCAAGACCGCGAAGAAGATGGGGATCGCGACCGTCGCGGTCTATTCGGATGCCGATGCGCGCGCGCCGCACGTTCAGATGGCTGACGAAGCCGTCCATATCGGCGCCTCGCCCGCGTCCGAGAGCTATCTGATCGCCGACAAGATCATCGCCGCCTGCAAGGCGACCGGGGCCGAGGCGGTTCATCCGGGCTACGGCTTCCTGTCGGAGCGGACGAGCTTCGCCGAGGCGCTGGAAGCGGCCGGCATCGCCTTTGTCGGCCCGCCGGTGAACGCGATCGCCGCGATGGGCGACAAGATCGAATCGAAGAAGCTCGCCAAGGCGGCGGGCGTCAACGTCGTCCCCGGCTTCGTCGGCGAGATCGAGGATACCGAGCACGCGGTCCGCATCTCGAACGACATCGGCTATCCGGTGATGATGAAGGCGTCGGCCGGCGGCGGCGGCAAGGGCATGCGCCTCGCCTATAACGAGAAGGACGTCCGCGAGAATTTCGAGAGCGTGAAGCGCGAGGGGCTGAACAGCTTCGGCGACGACCGCGTCTTCATCGAAAAATTCATCCTCAACCCGCGCCACATCGAGATCCAGATTCTGGGCGATAAGCACGGCAACACGCTGTATCTGAACGAGCGCGAATGCTCGATTCAGCGCCGCCACCAGAAGGTGGTCGAGGAGGCGCCGTCGCCCTTCGTCACCCCCAAGATGCGCAAGGCGATGGGCGAGCAGTGTGTCGCGCTGGCCAAGGCCGTCGGCTATTACAGCGCGGGCACGGTCGAGCTGATCGTCTCGGGCGCGGATGAGACCGGCGAAAGCTTCTATTTCCTTGAGATGAACACCCGCCTGCAGGTGGAGCATCCCGTCACCGAACTCATCACCGGGGTCGACCTGGTCGAACAGATGATCCGCGTCGCTTATGGCGAGAAGCTGGCGATGACGCAGGCCGATGTCGGTATCAACGGCTGGGCGATCGAGAATCGCGTCTATGCCGAGGATCCCTATCGCGGCTTCCTGCCGTCGACGGGGCGCCTGGTCCGCTATCGTCCGCCGGCCGAGGTCGATCATGTCCGCGTCGATGACGGCGTGTACGAGGGCAGCGAAATCTCGATGTTCTACGATCCGATGATCGCAAAGCTGATCACCTGGGGCGAGACGCGCGAGGAAGCGACCGCACGGCAGGTGACCGCGCTCGACCGCTTCGAACTCGACGGCATCGGCCATAATATCGATTTCCTGTCGGCGATCATGCAGCACCCGCGCTTCGCCTCGGGCAATCTGACCACCGGCTTCATTGCGGAGGAATATCCCGAAGGCTTCACCGGCGCGCCGGCCGACGCCGCGCTCACGCGCCAGCTTTCGGCGGTGGCGGGCGTGCTGGCCAGCGTCGATGCGGGCCGCGCCGCGCAGATCGACGGTCGCCTCAACGGCCCCGCCGAGCCGCCGTCCGACTGGGTCGTGACGATGGACGGTGCGGAGCATCGCGTGTCGATCGCCGATGCGGCGGTGACGGTGGATGGCGAGGCGGTCGTCGTCGACGTCGCTTATGTGCCGGGTCAGAAGCTGGTCGAGGCGGTCGTCGACGGTGAAGGCCTGTCGATCCGGGTCGAGCGCAAGCGCACCGGCTGGCGTTTCACGGCGCGCGGCGCGAGCCACAATCTGCGTGTGCTCACCCCGCGCGTCGCCGATCTGGCGCATTACATGATCGAAAAGATCCCGCCCGATCTGTCGAAGTTCCTGCTCTGCCCGATGCCGGGCCTGATCACCGCGATCAACGTCGGCGAAGGCGACAAGGTCGAGGCCGGTCAGCCGCTGGCAGTGGTCGAAGCGATGAAGATGGAAAACATCCTGCGCGCCGAAAAGGCGGGCGTGGTGAAGTCCGTTTCGGCCAAGGCGGGCGAAAGCCTCGCGGTCGATGCGGTGATCCTCGAATTCGAATGA
- the bioB gene encoding biotin synthase BioB: protein MTAPTIRNDWTRDEIAALFDLPFNDLLFDAQTVHRANFPRNEVQLSTLLSIKTGGCVEDCGYCNQSTHAETGLKATKMMDVRAVLQAAAQAKDGGSSRFCMGAAWREPKDRDMPAIIEMVKGVRQMGMETCMTLGMLTDKQVGQLADAGLDYYNHNIDTSPENYTNVITTRSFEDRVQTLERVREAGINVCSGGIVGMGETRSDRVGFLHALATMEHPESVPINALVPVKGTVLGDMLADTPLAKIDEIEFVRTVAVARILMPASMVRLSAGRESMSEACQALCFMAGANSIFTGDKLLTTNNAGDDKDAALFAKLGVVPMAAAEQQPSPCAIAAE, encoded by the coding sequence ATGACTGCACCTACCATCCGCAACGACTGGACCCGCGACGAGATCGCGGCCCTGTTCGACCTGCCGTTCAACGACCTGCTGTTCGATGCGCAGACCGTCCACCGCGCGAACTTCCCGCGCAACGAGGTCCAGCTGTCGACCCTGCTGTCGATCAAGACCGGCGGCTGTGTCGAGGACTGCGGTTATTGCAACCAGTCGACCCATGCCGAAACGGGCCTCAAGGCCACCAAGATGATGGATGTGCGCGCCGTGCTGCAGGCCGCGGCCCAGGCCAAGGACGGCGGATCGTCGCGCTTCTGCATGGGCGCCGCCTGGCGTGAGCCCAAGGATCGCGACATGCCCGCCATCATCGAAATGGTGAAGGGCGTGCGCCAGATGGGCATGGAAACCTGCATGACGCTGGGGATGCTCACCGACAAGCAGGTCGGCCAGCTCGCCGATGCGGGCCTCGATTATTACAACCACAATATCGATACCTCGCCCGAAAATTACACGAACGTCATCACGACGCGCAGCTTCGAGGATCGCGTCCAGACGCTGGAGCGCGTGCGCGAGGCGGGGATCAACGTCTGTTCGGGCGGGATCGTCGGCATGGGCGAGACGCGATCGGATCGCGTCGGCTTCCTCCATGCGCTCGCGACGATGGAGCATCCCGAAAGCGTGCCGATCAACGCGCTGGTGCCGGTGAAGGGCACGGTGCTGGGCGACATGCTGGCCGATACGCCGCTCGCCAAGATCGACGAGATCGAGTTTGTCCGCACCGTCGCGGTCGCCCGCATCCTGATGCCCGCATCGATGGTGCGCCTGTCGGCGGGCCGTGAGAGCATGAGCGAGGCGTGTCAGGCGCTGTGCTTCATGGCGGGCGCCAACTCGATCTTCACCGGCGACAAGCTGCTCACCACGAACAATGCCGGCGACGACAAGGACGCCGCTCTGTTCGCGAAGCTGGGCGTCGTGCCGATGGCCGCTGCCGAGCAGCAGCCGTCGCCATGCGCCATCGCCGCCGAATAA
- the scpA gene encoding methylmalonyl-CoA mutase — MSEKPTLDQWSAAASKEVKGKDLTWNTPEGIAVKPLYTAEDLEGWDAGLPGFAPFTRGVKASMYAGRPWTIRQYAGFSTAEASNAFYHRNLKAGQKGLSVAFDLATHRGYDSDHPRVTGDVGKAGVAIDTIDDMKILFDGIPLDQMSVSMTMNGAVIPILAFFIVAGEEQGVDRKLLDGTIQNDILKEFMVRNTYIYPPEPSMRIISDIFGYTSREMPKFNSISISGYHMQEAGATQVQELAFTIADGAEYVKYGVASGLDIDKFAGRLSFFFAIGMNFFMEVAKLRAARVLWHRVMTKLGAKDERSKMLRTHCQTSGVSLTEKDPYNNVMRTTIEAMAAMLGGTQSLHTNALDEAIALPTDFSARIARNTQLVIQEETGMCNVVDPLGGSYYVESLTKQLVDAAWEIIEKVEAEGGMAKAVAAGWPKAMIEEASAAKAARVDRVEEVVVGVNKYAKDKEDPIDILDVDNVAVREAQIARINKVKAGRDEAACQVALDALREGAKGKGNLLELAVECARKRATLGEISLAMEDVFGRHGTFPTPVKGIYGGAYGEDAKWQGLVDGVSSIERRMGRKPKMLVAKMGQDGHDRGANLVSSAFGDLGFDVVAGPLFQTPKEAADLAIKADVDVVGASSLAAGHKTLIPELIGYLRDAGRSDIKVIAGGVIPAQDYQVLRDAGVQAIFGPGTNLVHAATEVLQLLGHNQPPIDEAAE; from the coding sequence ATGAGTGAGAAGCCCACCCTCGACCAGTGGTCCGCCGCCGCCTCCAAGGAGGTGAAGGGCAAGGATCTGACCTGGAACACGCCCGAGGGGATCGCGGTCAAGCCGCTCTACACCGCCGAAGATCTGGAGGGCTGGGATGCCGGCCTGCCCGGTTTCGCGCCCTTCACGCGCGGAGTGAAGGCGTCGATGTATGCGGGGCGTCCGTGGACGATCCGCCAATATGCCGGCTTCTCGACCGCCGAAGCGTCTAACGCTTTCTATCATCGCAACCTGAAGGCGGGCCAGAAGGGCCTGTCGGTCGCCTTCGATCTCGCGACCCATCGCGGTTACGATTCGGACCATCCGCGCGTCACCGGCGACGTCGGCAAGGCGGGCGTCGCGATCGACACGATCGACGACATGAAGATCCTGTTCGACGGCATTCCGCTCGATCAGATGTCGGTTTCGATGACGATGAACGGCGCGGTGATCCCGATCCTCGCCTTCTTCATCGTCGCGGGTGAGGAGCAGGGCGTCGATCGCAAGCTGCTCGACGGGACCATCCAGAACGACATCCTCAAGGAGTTCATGGTCCGCAACACCTATATCTACCCGCCCGAGCCGAGCATGCGGATCATCTCGGACATCTTCGGCTATACGTCGCGTGAGATGCCGAAGTTCAACAGCATCTCGATCTCCGGCTATCACATGCAGGAAGCCGGCGCGACGCAGGTGCAGGAGCTGGCGTTCACGATCGCCGACGGCGCCGAATATGTGAAATACGGCGTGGCGAGCGGCCTCGACATCGACAAGTTCGCCGGGCGCCTCTCCTTCTTCTTCGCGATCGGCATGAACTTCTTCATGGAAGTCGCCAAGCTGCGCGCCGCGCGCGTGCTGTGGCACCGTGTGATGACGAAGCTGGGCGCGAAGGACGAGCGCAGCAAGATGCTGCGCACGCACTGCCAGACGTCGGGCGTCTCGTTGACCGAGAAGGATCCGTACAACAACGTCATGCGCACCACGATCGAGGCGATGGCGGCGATGCTGGGCGGCACCCAGTCGCTCCACACCAACGCACTCGACGAAGCCATCGCGCTGCCGACCGACTTCTCCGCCCGCATCGCGCGCAATACGCAGCTGGTGATCCAGGAGGAGACCGGCATGTGCAATGTCGTCGATCCGCTGGGCGGCTCTTATTATGTCGAGAGCCTGACCAAGCAGCTCGTCGATGCGGCGTGGGAGATCATCGAGAAGGTCGAGGCCGAAGGCGGCATGGCGAAGGCCGTGGCGGCGGGCTGGCCCAAGGCGATGATCGAGGAAGCGTCGGCCGCCAAGGCCGCGCGCGTCGACCGCGTCGAAGAGGTCGTCGTCGGCGTGAACAAGTACGCCAAGGACAAGGAAGATCCGATCGACATCCTCGATGTCGATAACGTCGCGGTGCGCGAGGCGCAGATCGCGCGGATCAACAAGGTCAAGGCGGGCCGTGACGAAGCCGCGTGTCAGGTCGCGCTCGATGCGCTGCGCGAAGGCGCGAAGGGCAAGGGCAACCTCCTCGAACTCGCCGTCGAATGCGCCCGCAAGCGTGCGACCCTCGGCGAAATCTCGCTGGCGATGGAGGACGTGTTCGGCCGTCACGGCACCTTCCCGACCCCGGTGAAGGGCATTTACGGCGGCGCCTATGGCGAGGATGCGAAGTGGCAGGGTCTGGTGGACGGCGTGTCCTCGATCGAGCGTCGCATGGGCCGCAAGCCCAAGATGCTCGTCGCGAAGATGGGCCAGGACGGGCATGATCGCGGCGCGAACCTCGTCTCCTCGGCCTTCGGCGATCTCGGCTTCGATGTCGTCGCCGGGCCGCTGTTCCAGACGCCGAAGGAAGCCGCCGATCTCGCGATCAAGGCCGATGTCGACGTGGTCGGCGCGTCGTCGCTTGCCGCGGGCCACAAGACGCTGATTCCAGAGCTGATCGGCTATCTGCGCGATGCCGGGCGCAGCGACATCAAGGTGATCGCCGGCGGCGTCATCCCCGCGCAGGATTATCAGGTTCTGCGCGACGCAGGCGTGCAGGCGATCTTCGGGCCGGGCACCAATCTGGTCCACGCCGCGACCGAGGTGCTACAGCTGTTGGGTCACAACCAACCGCCGATCGACGAGGCCGCCGAATAA
- a CDS encoding enoyl-CoA hydratase-related protein, which produces MSYETIKLDLTDGVATLTLNRPDRLNALTPHLFDEATAAIDGAIAAGARALVITGEGRAFCSGADLQARGDAGLPSDLGLIVDEAYNPFAKKIAGLDIPVITAINGIAAGAGASIALSGDISVMARSAYVLLAFVNIGLVPDAGATWFVAKGAGRVKALEMALLGEKLFAEDAKEAGLITRVVDDEKVLEEAQAIAAKLARGPTIAIGMIRKQVALALNSSLSENLQIERDNQSAAGKTADFAEAVKAFGEKRPPQFEGR; this is translated from the coding sequence ATGAGCTACGAGACGATCAAGCTCGACCTGACCGACGGCGTCGCCACGCTGACGCTCAACCGTCCCGATCGGCTGAACGCGCTGACCCCGCATCTGTTCGACGAGGCGACCGCCGCGATCGACGGCGCGATCGCGGCCGGCGCGCGCGCTCTGGTCATCACGGGCGAAGGCCGCGCCTTCTGCTCGGGCGCCGATCTGCAGGCGCGCGGCGATGCCGGGCTGCCGTCGGACCTCGGGCTGATCGTCGACGAAGCTTATAATCCCTTCGCCAAGAAGATTGCCGGCCTCGACATACCGGTCATCACCGCGATCAACGGCATTGCGGCGGGCGCGGGCGCGTCGATCGCGCTCTCGGGCGACATCAGCGTGATGGCGCGATCGGCCTATGTGCTGCTCGCCTTCGTCAATATCGGCCTCGTCCCCGATGCCGGCGCCACCTGGTTCGTCGCCAAGGGCGCGGGCCGGGTGAAGGCGCTCGAAATGGCGCTGCTGGGCGAAAAACTGTTCGCCGAGGATGCTAAGGAAGCGGGCCTGATCACCCGCGTCGTCGATGACGAGAAGGTGCTGGAAGAAGCGCAAGCGATCGCCGCGAAGCTCGCGCGCGGGCCGACGATCGCGATCGGCATGATCCGCAAGCAGGTCGCTTTGGCGCTGAACTCGTCGCTCTCCGAAAACCTCCAGATCGAGCGCGATAATCAGAGCGCCGCCGGCAAGACTGCCGATTTCGCCGAGGCCGTGAAGGCGTTCGGCGAGAAGCGTCCCCCCCAGTTCGAAGGCCGTTGA
- the mce gene encoding methylmalonyl-CoA epimerase: MKLGRLNHIGVATPSLEASIAYYRDVMGATKIHEPFDMPSNGVKVCFVDTPGENGTAGTQIELIEPLGADSPIHGFIAKNPAGGQHHMCYEVPDIHEARTWFEGLGKKVLGDTRIGAHGTLIFFVHPKDMNGVLTEIMETPKEGAAH, encoded by the coding sequence ATGAAACTCGGCCGCCTGAACCATATCGGCGTTGCGACCCCCTCGCTGGAGGCGAGCATCGCTTATTATCGCGACGTGATGGGCGCGACGAAGATCCACGAGCCGTTCGACATGCCTTCGAACGGGGTGAAGGTCTGCTTCGTCGATACGCCGGGCGAGAATGGCACCGCGGGCACGCAGATCGAACTGATCGAGCCGCTTGGGGCGGACAGCCCCATCCACGGGTTCATCGCCAAGAACCCGGCGGGCGGGCAGCATCATATGTGCTATGAGGTGCCCGACATTCACGAAGCCCGCACATGGTTCGAAGGGCTCGGCAAGAAGGTGCTGGGCGACACCCGCATCGGGGCGCACGGCACTTTGATCTTCTTTGTCCACCCCAAGGACATGAACGGGGTGCTGACCGAGATCATGGAGACCCCGAAGGAGGGGGCTGCGCACTGA
- a CDS encoding acyl-CoA carboxylase subunit beta: MLAILQKLEDKRAAARLGGGEKRIEAQHKKGKLTARERLEVLLDADSFEELDMYVEHNCTDFGMEQEHIPGDGVVTGSGTVNGRLVFVFSQDFTVYGGALSERHAQKICKVMDMAMKVGAPVIGLNDSGGARIQEGVASLGGYAEVFQRNILASGVIPQISLIMGPCAGGAVYSPAMTDFIFMVKDSSFMFVTGPDVVKTVTNEVVTQEELGGASAHTTKSGVADLAFENDIEALLATRDFIDLLPSSNRHDLPTRPTDDPWDRLDPSLDTLIPDSANKPYDMKELITKVVDEGDFFEVQPTHAPNIVCGFGRIEGSPVGIIANQPMALAGVLDINSSKKAARFVRFCDAFEIPIVTFVDVPGFLPGTAQEHSGIIKHGAKLLFAYGEATVPKITVITRKAYGGAYDVMSSKHLRGDLNYAWPTAEIAVMGAKGAVEIIFRKEAGDPEKIAARTKEYEDRFANPFVAASKGFIDEVIMPHSTRKRIALGLRKLKNKSLENPWKKHDNIPL, encoded by the coding sequence ATGCTCGCCATCCTGCAGAAACTCGAGGACAAGCGCGCCGCCGCCCGGCTGGGTGGTGGCGAAAAGCGCATCGAGGCGCAGCACAAGAAGGGCAAGCTGACTGCCCGCGAACGTCTCGAAGTGCTGCTCGATGCCGACAGCTTCGAAGAGCTCGACATGTATGTCGAGCACAACTGCACCGACTTCGGCATGGAGCAGGAGCATATTCCGGGCGACGGCGTCGTCACCGGATCGGGCACCGTCAACGGCCGCCTCGTCTTCGTCTTCAGCCAGGACTTCACCGTCTATGGCGGTGCGCTTTCGGAGCGGCACGCGCAGAAGATCTGCAAGGTCATGGACATGGCGATGAAGGTCGGCGCGCCCGTGATCGGCCTCAACGATTCGGGCGGCGCCCGCATCCAGGAAGGCGTCGCATCGCTCGGCGGCTATGCCGAAGTGTTCCAGCGCAACATCCTGGCCTCGGGCGTGATCCCGCAGATCAGCCTGATCATGGGCCCGTGCGCGGGCGGCGCGGTCTATTCGCCGGCGATGACCGACTTCATCTTCATGGTGAAGGATTCGTCCTTCATGTTCGTCACCGGCCCCGACGTGGTGAAGACCGTCACCAACGAGGTCGTGACCCAGGAGGAACTGGGCGGCGCTTCGGCGCACACCACCAAGTCGGGCGTGGCCGATCTGGCGTTCGAGAACGATATCGAGGCGCTGCTGGCGACCCGCGACTTCATCGATCTGCTGCCCTCGTCGAACCGGCATGACCTGCCGACCCGGCCGACCGACGATCCGTGGGATCGTCTCGACCCGAGCCTCGACACGCTGATCCCGGACAGCGCGAACAAGCCCTATGACATGAAGGAGCTGATCACGAAGGTCGTCGACGAAGGCGATTTCTTCGAGGTTCAGCCGACCCACGCGCCCAACATCGTCTGCGGCTTCGGCCGGATCGAAGGTTCGCCGGTGGGCATCATCGCCAATCAGCCGATGGCGCTGGCGGGCGTGCTCGACATCAATTCGTCGAAGAAGGCGGCGCGCTTCGTCCGCTTCTGCGACGCGTTCGAAATCCCGATCGTCACCTTCGTCGACGTGCCCGGCTTCCTGCCCGGCACCGCGCAGGAACATAGCGGCATCATCAAGCATGGCGCCAAGCTGCTGTTCGCTTATGGTGAGGCGACCGTGCCGAAGATCACCGTCATCACGCGCAAGGCCTATGGCGGCGCCTATGACGTCATGTCGTCGAAGCATCTTCGCGGCGACCTCAACTATGCCTGGCCGACCGCCGAAATCGCGGTGATGGGCGCGAAGGGCGCGGTCGAGATCATCTTCCGCAAGGAAGCCGGCGACCCCGAAAAGATCGCCGCGCGTACCAAGGAATATGAAGACCGCTTCGCCAACCCGTTCGTCGCGGCGTCGAAGGGCTTCATCGACGAAGTGATCATGCCGCACTCGACCCGCAAGCGCATCGCGCTGGGCCTCCGCAAGCTCAAGAACAAGAGTTTGGAGAACCCCTGGAAGAAGCACGACAACATTCCGCTTTAA
- a CDS encoding helix-turn-helix domain-containing protein: MRKPRRFAGGDIRALRRRSGLGQAAMAARLDLSVSYLSQLENDDRPVTPKVAEALARAFPEWDAGSDPDDRRLIDLRAALADPLFADPLLSPDQLHRAVEQQPALADRFVRLHQAWRRADERLHHVDDRIASGVPGDDRLPWEEVRDWFHEAGNYVDALDRAAEALALELDAQPLPEALIAHVLRSRHGVDILSGTDESGSMRRFDRARGLLTIGAALPPETRRFMLAHQLALLEFREAIGEVAGQARLRSAEAHTLLSVGLANYAAGALLMPYGRFREQALAVRHDIDRLCRLFGVSFEQACHRLSNLQRPGARGVPFFFCRVDMAGNITKRHSATRLQFARFGGACPLWIVHEAVAIPDRILVQLAEMPDGVRYVSMAKGLVKPSGSFTRSPRRYAVALGCEADHARDFIYADALDVGNAGAATPIGVSCRLCPREQCDQRAFPPADRGIAVDADTRDVVPYRVL, translated from the coding sequence ATGAGGAAACCTCGCCGCTTCGCCGGGGGCGATATCCGCGCGCTGCGCCGCCGTTCGGGGCTGGGGCAGGCGGCGATGGCCGCGCGGCTCGATCTGTCGGTCAGCTATTTGTCGCAATTGGAGAATGACGATCGGCCGGTAACGCCCAAAGTCGCCGAGGCGCTGGCCCGCGCCTTCCCCGAATGGGATGCCGGCAGCGATCCCGACGACCGGCGGCTGATCGACCTGCGTGCCGCCCTCGCCGATCCGCTGTTCGCCGATCCGCTGCTTTCGCCCGATCAACTGCATCGCGCGGTCGAGCAGCAGCCCGCACTCGCCGACCGATTCGTGCGGCTCCATCAGGCGTGGCGCCGCGCCGACGAACGGCTCCACCATGTCGACGATCGGATCGCCAGCGGCGTTCCCGGCGACGATCGCCTGCCGTGGGAGGAGGTTCGCGACTGGTTTCACGAGGCGGGCAATTATGTCGACGCGCTCGACCGCGCGGCCGAGGCGCTGGCGCTCGAACTCGATGCCCAGCCGCTGCCCGAGGCGCTGATCGCGCACGTCCTGCGCAGCCGCCACGGCGTCGACATATTGTCCGGCACCGATGAGAGCGGATCGATGCGCCGCTTCGATCGCGCGCGGGGGCTGCTGACGATCGGCGCCGCGCTGCCGCCTGAGACGCGCCGCTTCATGCTGGCGCACCAGCTGGCCTTGCTCGAATTCCGTGAGGCGATCGGCGAAGTCGCCGGACAGGCGCGGCTGCGATCGGCCGAGGCGCACACCCTACTGTCGGTCGGCCTCGCCAACTATGCGGCGGGCGCGCTGCTGATGCCCTATGGTCGCTTCCGCGAGCAGGCGCTGGCGGTGCGGCACGATATCGATCGGCTGTGCCGGCTGTTCGGGGTCAGTTTCGAGCAGGCGTGCCACCGGCTCTCGAACCTCCAGCGCCCCGGCGCGCGCGGCGTGCCCTTCTTCTTCTGCCGGGTCGACATGGCGGGCAACATCACCAAGCGCCATTCGGCCACGCGCCTGCAATTCGCGCGCTTCGGCGGCGCCTGCCCCTTGTGGATCGTGCATGAGGCGGTCGCGATCCCCGATCGCATTCTCGTCCAGCTGGCCGAAATGCCCGATGGCGTGCGCTACGTCTCGATGGCCAAGGGGCTGGTGAAACCATCGGGCAGTTTTACGCGGTCGCCGCGCCGTTACGCGGTGGCGCTGGGCTGCGAAGCCGATCATGCGCGCGACTTCATCTATGCCGACGCGCTCGACGTCGGCAATGCAGGCGCCGCCACCCCGATCGGCGTCTCGTGCCGCCTGTGCCCCCGCGAGCAATGCGACCAACGCGCCTTCCCCCCCGCCGATCGCGGCATCGCGGTGGACGCCGACACGCGCGACGTGGTGCCCTATCGCGTGCTGTGA
- the hisN gene encoding histidinol-phosphatase yields MTDADIALALRLADAAGDAIRPFFRRRFIRETKEDASPVTEADRASEAAMRRILDAERAEDGIIGEEYGDKNGGANRVWVLDPIDGTRAFVAGRPLFGTLIALIEDGKPVLGVIDQPIIGDRWLGAKGRATLFNGEPAKTRACSGVADAHLGTTSPAAFPGDDLAHFQKLGAAARDVLWGGDCHNYGLVASGHLDAVIESGLKLYDFAALVPVVEGAGGRMTDWQGRDLDRDSAGHVIAAGDPSLIAPIAELLA; encoded by the coding sequence ATGACCGACGCCGACATCGCCCTCGCCCTCCGCCTCGCCGACGCGGCGGGGGACGCGATCCGCCCCTTTTTCCGCCGCCGCTTCATCCGCGAGACCAAGGAGGATGCGTCCCCCGTCACCGAGGCCGATCGCGCATCCGAAGCCGCGATGCGCCGCATCCTCGACGCCGAGCGCGCCGAGGACGGCATCATCGGCGAGGAATATGGCGACAAGAATGGCGGCGCGAACCGTGTCTGGGTACTCGATCCGATCGACGGCACGCGCGCCTTCGTCGCCGGCAGGCCTTTGTTCGGCACGCTGATCGCGCTGATCGAGGATGGAAAGCCGGTGCTGGGCGTGATCGATCAGCCGATCATCGGCGATCGTTGGCTGGGCGCGAAGGGCCGCGCGACGCTGTTCAACGGCGAACCCGCCAAAACCCGCGCCTGTTCGGGCGTGGCCGACGCGCATCTCGGCACCACATCCCCCGCCGCCTTCCCCGGCGACGATCTCGCTCACTTCCAGAAACTGGGCGCCGCCGCGCGCGATGTTTTGTGGGGCGGCGACTGCCACAATTACGGGCTGGTCGCGTCGGGCCATCTGGACGCCGTGATCGAGTCGGGCCTCAAGCTTTACGACTTTGCGGCTTTGGTCCCGGTAGTCGAAGGCGCGGGCGGGCGGATGACCGACTGGCAGGGCCGCGACCTCGATCGCGACAGCGCCGGCCATGTCATCGCGGCGGGCGATCCGTCGCTGATCGCCCCGATCGCCGAGCTGCTCGCATGA
- a CDS encoding GNAT family N-acetyltransferase: MIRAARPEDAPALAALKLETFRQTFLTDGFAIPYPPADLAIFERDSYDPAVVAREIADPGRATWVAERDGTLIAYAQVGPSKLPHPDVREGHGELYQLYALKSAQGLGLGGQLLDLTLNHLGETRPGPIWLGVWSGNLKAQAVYAKRGFSKVGEYEFPVGAWRDHEFIFRRG, from the coding sequence ATGATCCGCGCCGCCCGGCCGGAAGATGCGCCCGCGCTCGCCGCGCTCAAGCTCGAAACCTTTCGCCAGACCTTCCTGACCGACGGTTTCGCCATCCCCTATCCGCCCGCCGACCTCGCGATCTTCGAGCGCGATAGCTACGATCCGGCGGTGGTCGCGCGCGAGATCGCCGATCCCGGCCGCGCGACCTGGGTCGCCGAACGCGATGGAACGCTGATCGCTTATGCGCAGGTCGGCCCCTCCAAGCTGCCGCACCCGGACGTTCGCGAAGGGCATGGCGAACTCTACCAGCTCTACGCGCTCAAATCGGCGCAGGGGCTGGGACTGGGCGGCCAGTTGCTCGACCTCACCCTCAATCATCTGGGCGAGACGCGGCCGGGGCCGATCTGGCTGGGCGTCTGGTCGGGCAACCTCAAGGCGCAGGCCGTCTATGCCAAGCGCGGCTTTTCCAAGGTCGGCGAATATGAGTTCCCGGTCGGCGCATGGCGCGACCATGAGTTTATCTTCCGGCGGGGCTAA